The DNA window TGCCGCCGACTTGCTCGTAAACGGAGCGGCGCATCAGGCGGAAGTGGAAGGTCATGAAGTCGAGGAGCAACTGGTCTTTGGTGTAGGGGATAGCACAGCGCTGTCCCAGTCCGCGATCGCGTCCGTCTGCGTCAATCACCTGGTAGTTGGTGTAGACCATGCCAATGTCAGGGCGAGTATCAAGGATGGCGATCGTTTGCTCTAAGGCGGTGGGGGCGAGCAGGTCATCGCTATCGACCCAACCGAGATAGGGGGCAGTGGTGGCTGCGATCGCTCCTTTAAGGGCAGGGGCGATGCCTTGATGAGGGGCAGTGATGACGCGGATGCGACCGTCTTGAGTGGCGTAGTGCTGGGCAATAGCGAGGGAGTCGTCGGTGGAGCCGTCGTCCCAAATGAGTAGCTCAAAGTAGGGGTAGGTTTGGGAGAGGATGCTCTCGATCATTTCTGCCAGGTAGCGCTGGCGGTTGTAAACAGTCGTTACCAGGGAAATCGAAGATGGCATGTACCGGGACAGCAAATGGGTTTCGCATGGGAAAGGAAATTTCTCAATCTAGAATGCCCAGAAAAATCAGTGTAGAGCCTTGGCGTGAGTAGATTGTTTGCGAGGCGGTCACGCTATGCGAAGGGTGATTGCTCTACTCTGTTGGCTGCCAAACCAGTTTTCCTTGAGT is part of the Kovacikia minuta CCNUW1 genome and encodes:
- a CDS encoding glycosyltransferase, whose product is MPSSISLVTTVYNRQRYLAEMIESILSQTYPYFELLIWDDGSTDDSLAIAQHYATQDGRIRVITAPHQGIAPALKGAIAATTAPYLGWVDSDDLLAPTALEQTIAILDTRPDIGMVYTNYQVIDADGRDRGLGQRCAIPYTKDQLLLDFMTFHFRLMRRSVYEQVGGIDPTFDRAEDYDLCLRLSEVTQIHHLNQPLYFYRQHDSNATNDQLEMIRWAYKASTQALKRRGLDQKYQIDLQVSSRFSIRPRQPKTN